The DNA segment CAACCGTCTTGCTTTAACTACACCAAATATAACATCATTATTTTAGGTTCTTCCGTACTTGTGGTGATAAGCAAAACTTATCGGTTATAGGGAACAGGGAACAGTCAAGAAAATGTTATTTTAAATACAATTTACCCCATAATGCTAAGAGACAACGTAGACATAGGTGAAGTAAGTGTGGGCAATCTTCAGATGATGCTGCATGCTTGGGCGTTGCCAGGTGATATTAGAGCAAACGATATTATAGAATTTGCGGCAGAGCGGATTGATTTGTCATAGTTGTCATCAAATTAACTGAGCTTCAACCTTGACCTGTCCTTGAAACATATTCATCCCACAACTAAAAGTATAAATACCTGGTTTATCAGGGGTAAATTCTATAGGAGTAACTTGATTCAAAGTAAGTTTTTGAGCAATACGAAAATCAGGAAAACGGACTTCTTCAAGACAACTATTGGGATCTTTACGATAGAAATTAAGCCGTACAGGTTGTCCTACATTAACGACGACTTGATTCGGTTCATAGCCACCATCAACAGTAATTGTTATTTCCTGAATTCCTTGTTTTGTTTCAGCTTTTTGAGAATGGGGTTTACTCCAGAGAAACCACCATAATTCTAGTCCAATCAAGCCTAATCCACCTACTGTTACAGCACTTTTAACCCACAAAGGTTGTTCAACTCGTTGGAATTGATTTTTGAGTTCAATGCTAGAGGGTTGTGTTTCCTCGTGAATCATTTGCCCAATCAATTGTCCCGAATTTATGCCTAGTAAAAATCCCAAGCTGACAAAACTTCCAATAATTGCCATGTTATTAAACATCAGCTAACCTCCTAGAGTATTACTCCTGAAATAGCTCCTAATAGAAAACCAAAACCTAACAATGTCCCGAAGCAAGTCAATTTTTGCAGCATTTCTGTAGCTCCCTTTTTTAATGAGCGATTTTAGGACGAAAATTTCGTAAACGCAGTGCATTGGTGACAACAGAAACTGAACTAAACGCCATCGCCGCACCTGCAATAATTGGACTGAGCAACCATCCGAAGAAGGGATAAAGAATTCCAGCAGCGATCGGAATACCTATGACATTGTAGATAAAGGCGAAAAATAGATTCTGTTGGATATTTCTGATCGTGGCACGAGACAACTGAATAGCTGTAACGATGCTTTGTAAATCACCTGAGATTAAAGTAATGTCAGAAGCTGCGATCGCCACATCGGTTCCTGTACCAATGGCAATACCAACATCAGCTTGAGCGAGTGCAGGTGCATCATTAATCCCGTCACCCACCATCGCTACTATCTTTCCTTCTTTCTGTAAACTTTCGATTTGCGCTACTTTTTGAGCGGGGCGAACTTCAGCAATGAATCTTCTGATGCCTACTAATGAGGCGATCGCTTCGGCGGTACGATAGTTATCACCTGTTAGCATGACGACTTCTAAACCCATCCGTTGTAAATTTCCAATAGCACTAGCAGAAGTGGGTTTTACCGCATCGGCAATCCCTATAATCGCCTCTACTTGTCCATCAACAGCCAGCCAAACAACGGTTTTACCCAGATTTTCCAAGCGATTCCAATCTTTTTGTAGACTATTTGTATTAATACTTAATTCTTTTAACCATCTCTGTGTACCAATTTGTACCCATTTTCCCGACTCAGCACCTTGTACACCACTGCCGGCAACAGTTTCAAAGGATTGAATATCAGTTAAGGTTACTCCCATTGATTGAGCATACTGTACAACGGCTTCTGCTAAAGGATGTTCCGAATTGCGTTCGACTGAACCCGCTAAACGTAAAAGGTTCAATTCATTTTGGTTCGCTGTGCTTTGTACTGTAATAAAATCAGTTACAGTGGGTTTACCTTGGGTAATCGTGCCTGTTTTATCCAAGACGATCGTTTGAATTCGATGGGCTAATTCCAGACTTTCGGCACCTTTAATCAGGATTCCATGTTCTGCACCTTTTCCCGTTCCCACCATAATTGATGTCGGTGTAGCCAAGCCTAAAGCACAAGGACAGGCAATAATTAAAACACTTACTGTAGTGATTAAAGAGATAGCCACATCGCCCATAAGATTGAACCAGAGGATGAAGGTAGCGATCGCGATCGCAATCACAGCAGGGACGAACCATCCCGTTACTTGATCTGCTAATTTTTGAATCGGTGCTTTAGAACCCTGAGCTTGTTGGACTAGCTTGACAATTTGCGCTAAAAATGTATCTTTACCGATTCTAGTAGCTCGAAATTTAAAACTTCCCGTCTTATTCAGTGTAGCCCCGATGACTTCATCACCTGCTCGTTTTTTGACTGGGAGACTTTCCCCCGTCACCATCGCTTCATCAATAGTTGAAGAACCTTCGACAATCTCACCATCAACGGGGATCTTTTCACCAGGACGAACCAGGATAATATCATTTAAGATAACTTCAGGGATGAGAATATCAATTTCTTTGCCATTTCGGATGACCCTAGCCGTTTTTGCCTGTAAACCAATTAATTTACGGATGGCTTCTGAAGTTTGTCCTTTGGCACGGTTTTCTAAAAGTTTTCCTAGTAAGATTAAAGTGACAATGACTGATGCTGTCTCGAAATAAACATCAGGATTAATTCCTTGTTGGATAAACCACTGGGGGGAAAAAGTTGGAAACAGAGAATAGAAATAGGCCACGCCTGTACCAAGGGCTACCAAAGTATCCATCGTTGCAGTATGACGTTTGAGGGATTTCAGTGCGTTAACGAAGAAAGATCCTCCCGCCCAAAACAGGACAGGTGTAGTTAAGATAAGCTGTAACCAGGGATAATGTAGCCACATTGGGATTAGAGGAATCTGTAAACCCGTCATGGCCGGTAATGAACCGATGACTAAAATGCTACTAATGAGGCCACTCAGCCAAACTTTACGGGTTAAATCACGGTTTTCGGCTTGTCGTATGCGTTTTTCGGTATCATCTTCTGAAGCAAGTACATTATCTTCCATGGGTTGCGCTGAATATCCCGCTTCATCTACCGCACTTTGAATATCTGCTATGTTGGTTCGTTTAGCATCATAAGTGACGGTTGCTTGTTCGGTACTGAAATTGACGCTACAAGCTTCGACACCTGGAACGGAACGGATGGCATTTTCAATATTATTGGCACAGGAAGCGCAACTCATACCTCGCAGTTTAAGGGTAGTATTTTCCATAAAGCACCTCCTTTAAGTAACGGTGTATCCAGCAGTAGTAATAGCTTGTTTGATATCGGTTTCCGTTGCTAAAGTATCAACACTGACGATTTTTGTTTTCGGATCAGCCTTAACTATTGCATTGGGATCGACAACTTGAATGGCTTTGGTGATGGTATCACTACAAGCTGAACAAGCCATATTTGGAACCGTGAGTTGTAGGGACATTTTGTTAGACTCCTTTTTTGAGTGGGTTAACTTTATGTTAGAGTCTCTAGTCAACTGGAGAGTCAAGAGGTAGTGGTAAGTTTTAAAAAAACGGGAAAGTATAATCGATATCGAGTAATAAAAAGCGATTCACCTGATAATCTACCGTCGCATATAAAAATGAAACTAAGATGAAATCTTGATTTTCTCTGAGTTTTTTTTTAATATTAAAAGCATTAAAAATCAATAGCTTTTATAATGACTCAAAGCCCTCTAAGTACCTGGTCATAAATAAACGTAAAAAAATTAACAAGTGTAAATAAGCATGAAACCCTTTCCTGTTCCCTACCATCATATTAACTTTTAATTAAGCCAACCTACTTACAGATGATTAAAGAATGTTTCCTTTATTAGTTCTCTATTTTATCTCTGGATTCACTGCTCTACTGTATCAGGTGGTCTGGCAAAGGATGCTGGGTTTATTTTCGGGTTCCGATGTACGCTCAGTTACGATCGTCATTGCGTCCTACTTATTGGGATTAGGGTTAGGTAGTCTGATAGGAGGATTTTGGAGCGATCACCAAGGGTGGCGCGCAAGGCGCGATCGCATCAACCAGCGCAGAGCTATTCAAATTTATGGTTTTTGTAATTTAGGAATCGCAATTTTTGCTATCTTCAGTCGATTTCTCTTCTATGATTTGCTATTTCTTCACTTAAAATCTCTAGCTCAATCTACACCCTTAACGCTGTTAGTCGTATTCCTCAGCTTACTGATTCCGACAGTTCTGATGGGATTATCACTCCCGTTGCTTTCTAGGGCGATCGCTCGTCATGCTGATCGAGCTGCGCATCGAATCGGTCTATTATATGGTATCAATACACTCGATTCAGGTTTAGGCGCATTAATCACGGGTTGGTACATCCTTGGAACAGTTGGATATGAAGGGACGATCGCTCTTGGGGCAATTTTGAGTATCCTAGTTGGATGTATCGCTTTACTCTTCCCTCGACAGTTTAACAAAGAATCACGAGTTCTAGATTCATCCAAAGCTATCCATTCACCACCAGGAATATCACCACTTGTTTTAGAATGGTGCTTTTTCGTCTTTCTTTCTGGTTTTTCGGCAATTTCCCTAGAAATCATTTGGTTTCGCATCTTAGATACCATCCTACAATCAATCTCCTATACTTATGCTCACTTATTAGCCTTCATTGAGTTATTGGGTGCTGAGTTGGAAGTTTTACAGGAATACGCCAAAACGCCTGTCGGCCGCTCGCTGAGCTTTTTATTCAATGATCGCCGCTATGAATTTATTATTGGTGACGGAAGGCAAGAATTAGCTTTAGCTGACCAGCAGTTTGATATTATCGAAGCAGATGCGATCTATCCTTAGCGATCGCGTGCTGGAATGCTCTATTCAGAAGAGTTTTTTCGGGAAGTTCGCTCACCTTTAGCACCCGGTGGAATATTTGTCGAATGGAATGTGGGTTGGGGAACAGCACAGACGTTTCAAAGCGTGTTTCCCTATGTGACTCAGTTGTCGATAAATCAAGATTTATCTGTTTTAGTGGGTAGCGATCATCCGATAGATTTCAATCGAGAAGCTTTATTATCTAAGTTAAAAAATCCAGATGTCATCAATTTTTTGCAGAATGCAGAAGTCGATGTAGAGGCACTTCGTCAGGATATCCTCTCGACGAGCTTTACTCAGTATTCCCAGAGTCAGGATGGTCAACCCAAAACCGTTACTACAGATTTATTTCCACGTTCAGAATATTATCTCAACAAACCGCTATTTGCCGACTGAAGACATGGGGGTTTGAGTATCGATATATTCGCGCCAACGTTCGATTTGATTTCCTCTAAAGTCGATCACGATCGCATCATCTGCGGGAGTTCGTTTCCCTGTCGCTTTTTGGGTATCTTCCCAACGCCACTCGACAACTGCATGATTGCCCTCGATCATGATACGGTGAATCTCTATTGTTACGTTTGAAACACTGGTAGTAAAGTCATTCACTGCTTGTTGGATCGCTTCTTGTCCCACCCAGCGATATCCAGGTACAATCAGTTCTCCGTCCGAAGTAAATAGAGCGGCAAAAGTATCGGCAGTACCCTGAATCCAGCAGTCTTTTGCTTGATGGACAATTGAACGGATTAAGTCTGGAGAAATTGGTTCAGAGATTTTTGGTTTAGAATCACTCAGCATAGTCGAGGATGATGTTGTTGTCGCTTGTTTAATACTAACAAAAACAACAGCAATTCCCATTAGGAAAATGATGACGATTTGATAAAATCTAGCTTTGACTTTAGATATTTTGCTTTTCCACATTTCCTCATTGAACTCTCATCGCGTCTAGCTTCAATTGTAAATGATTTAGAAAATGTTTAAACAATAGTAGCTATGGATACTTTTAATTAACTCAACTATTGCTATCTTTTTATCAAGAAAAAATAAGCTTCTAGGGTTCCGGTTGATAACGTCTGGTCCGAGAGAAGCAAGCTGCTCTAAGTAGCTACACGGAGGGAGAAAAGCCCGGGAGAAATCACAATCGTCATCACTACAGGAGTTGATTTATGACAGAACATCCTTTCGGTCCTCCCAACGGTAACAACAACGGTCATTCTTCCGAAGCCGAACGAGCATTAGAACTAGAAAATCGCCTTCCTTTAACCGGTTGGCAGCAAGAAGT comes from the Gloeocapsa sp. PCC 73106 genome and includes:
- a CDS encoding cupredoxin domain-containing protein; the encoded protein is MFNNMAIIGSFVSLGFLLGINSGQLIGQMIHEETQPSSIELKNQFQRVEQPLWVKSAVTVGGLGLIGLELWWFLWSKPHSQKAETKQGIQEITITVDGGYEPNQVVVNVGQPVRLNFYRKDPNSCLEEVRFPDFRIAQKLTLNQVTPIEFTPDKPGIYTFSCGMNMFQGQVKVEAQLI
- a CDS encoding heavy metal translocating P-type ATPase encodes the protein MENTTLKLRGMSCASCANNIENAIRSVPGVEACSVNFSTEQATVTYDAKRTNIADIQSAVDEAGYSAQPMEDNVLASEDDTEKRIRQAENRDLTRKVWLSGLISSILVIGSLPAMTGLQIPLIPMWLHYPWLQLILTTPVLFWAGGSFFVNALKSLKRHTATMDTLVALGTGVAYFYSLFPTFSPQWFIQQGINPDVYFETASVIVTLILLGKLLENRAKGQTSEAIRKLIGLQAKTARVIRNGKEIDILIPEVILNDIILVRPGEKIPVDGEIVEGSSTIDEAMVTGESLPVKKRAGDEVIGATLNKTGSFKFRATRIGKDTFLAQIVKLVQQAQGSKAPIQKLADQVTGWFVPAVIAIAIATFILWFNLMGDVAISLITTVSVLIIACPCALGLATPTSIMVGTGKGAEHGILIKGAESLELAHRIQTIVLDKTGTITQGKPTVTDFITVQSTANQNELNLLRLAGSVERNSEHPLAEAVVQYAQSMGVTLTDIQSFETVAGSGVQGAESGKWVQIGTQRWLKELSINTNSLQKDWNRLENLGKTVVWLAVDGQVEAIIGIADAVKPTSASAIGNLQRMGLEVVMLTGDNYRTAEAIASLVGIRRFIAEVRPAQKVAQIESLQKEGKIVAMVGDGINDAPALAQADVGIAIGTGTDVAIAASDITLISGDLQSIVTAIQLSRATIRNIQQNLFFAFIYNVIGIPIAAGILYPFFGWLLSPIIAGAAMAFSSVSVVTNALRLRNFRPKIAH
- a CDS encoding heavy-metal-associated domain-containing protein, which gives rise to MSLQLTVPNMACSACSDTITKAIQVVDPNAIVKADPKTKIVSVDTLATETDIKQAITTAGYTVT
- a CDS encoding fused MFS/spermidine synthase; amino-acid sequence: MFPLLVLYFISGFTALLYQVVWQRMLGLFSGSDVRSVTIVIASYLLGLGLGSLIGGFWSDHQGWRARRDRINQRRAIQIYGFCNLGIAIFAIFSRFLFYDLLFLHLKSLAQSTPLTLLVVFLSLLIPTVLMGLSLPLLSRAIARHADRAAHRIGLLYGINTLDSGLGALITGWYILGTVGYEGTIALGAILSILVGCIALLFPRQFNKESRVLDSSKAIHSPPGISPLVLEWCFFVFLSGFSAISLEIIWFRILDTILQSISYTYAHLLAFIELLGAELEVLQEYAKTPVGRSLSFLFNDRRYEFIIGDGRQELALADQQFDIIEADAIYP
- a CDS encoding nuclear transport factor 2 family protein: MWKSKISKVKARFYQIVIIFLMGIAVVFVSIKQATTTSSSTMLSDSKPKISEPISPDLIRSIVHQAKDCWIQGTADTFAALFTSDGELIVPGYRWVGQEAIQQAVNDFTTSVSNVTIEIHRIMIEGNHAVVEWRWEDTQKATGKRTPADDAIVIDFRGNQIERWREYIDTQTPMSSVGK